A stretch of Aedes aegypti strain LVP_AGWG chromosome 2, AaegL5.0 Primary Assembly, whole genome shotgun sequence DNA encodes these proteins:
- the LOC5573204 gene encoding chitinase-like protein Idgf4, protein MWFFKVGALLFLAALVSANNATTGPKVLCYYDGQMSLREGLGKITVTDIELALPFCTHLLYGFAGVNPETYRLKALDESLELDSGKGQYRLATTLKRRYPNLKVLLSVGGYKDLAEEKPFEKYLTLLESAGSRTAFVNSVYSTLKTYDFDGLDLAWQFPQTKPKRIRGWTGKVWHGFKKLFTGDSVLDPKADEHREEFTALVRDLKNALVADNFILGLTVLPHVNESIFMDVPLLKDNLDYVNLASFDQQTPERNPKEGDYTAPIYEPSERVEGNNVDAEASYWLKQGTPAGKIVIGIPTYGRGWKLVEKSGITGVPPIPADGPSIPGPHSGINGFYSWAEVCAKLPNPGNANLQGADQPLRKIGDPTRRFGAYAFRIPDENEEHGIWLSYEDPDTAGNKAAYVKAKGLGGISIFDLGNDDVRGACAGDKFPILRAAKYRL, encoded by the exons ATGTGGTTCTTCAAGGTGGGAGCCTTGCTATTTTTGGCAGCGTTGGTTTCGGCCAACAATGCCACTACCGGTCCCAAGGTCCTCTGCTACTACGATGGACAGATGTCTCTTCGCGAAG GTCTGGGCAAAATAACCGTTACGGACATTGAGCTTGCCCTGCCGTTCTGTACGCATCTGCTGTATGGATTTGCTGGGGTAAACCCGGAAACCTACAGACTCAAAGCGCTTGACGAGAGCCTTGAATTGGACTCGGGCAAAGGTCAATACCGATTGGCCACCACTTTGAAGCGCCGCTATCCGAACCTTAAGGTTTTGCTCAGTGTCGGAGGTTACAAAGATCTGGCAGAGGAAAAACCGTTCGAAAAGTACCTTACTCTGCTGGAATCCGCCGGATCGAGGACGGCCTTCGTCAACTCGGTGTATTCAACCCTGAAGACGTATGATTtcgatggattggatttggcgTGGCAGTTCCCTCAGACCAAACCGAAGCGTATCCGTGGATGGACCGGAAAGGTGTGGCATGGATTCAAGAAACTCTTCACCGGAGATAGCGTTTTGGATCCGAAAGCTGACGAGCATCGGGAGGAGTTCACGGCTTTGGTGCGCGATTTGAAGAATGCACTGGTGGCGGATAATTTCATTCTTGGATTGACGGTGCTGCCGCATGTGAATGAGAGCATTTTTATGGATGTGCCGCTGTTGAAGGATAACTTAGATTATGTTAACTTGGCTTCGTTCGATCAGCAGACCCCGGAACGGAATCCCAAGGAAGGGGATTATACCGCTCCGATTTATGAGCCAAGTGAGCGCGTTGAAGGAAATAATGTTGATGCCGAGGCGAGTTATTG GTTGAAACAAGGAACCCCTGCCGGCAAGATCGTCATCGGCATCCCAACCTATGGCCGCGGCTGGAAGCTGGTGGAGAAATCCGGCATCACTGGTGTCCCTCCAATCCCTGCGGACGGACCTTCCATCCCTGGCCCGCACTCGGGTATCAACGGTTTCTACAGCTGGGCTGAAGTGTGCGCCAAACTGCCCAACCCGGGAAATGCCAACTTGCAGGGAGCCGACCAACCTTTGCGCAAGATTGGTGACCCAACACGTCGCTTTGGGGCCTATGCTTTCCGCATTCCGGATGAAAACGAGGAACATGGAATCTGGCTTTCGTACGAAGATCCGGACACGGCCGGAAACAAAGCTGCATACGTCAAGGCGAAGGGATTGGGCGGAATTTCCATCTTCGATCTGGGTAATGATGACGTTCGCGGGGCCTGTGCTGGAGATAAGTTCCCCATTCTGAGGGCTGCTAAGTATAGGCTGTAA